From a single Brassica napus cultivar Da-Ae chromosome C9, Da-Ae, whole genome shotgun sequence genomic region:
- the LOC125592975 gene encoding uncharacterized protein LOC125592975, whose product MPVTPEVILPIDPFVTPEFPRFSRLAHWMDLRGIYRVPFYINGREIEKEFFQKMDDAEKNLNKEHINVAFEMLNCKRVEQGAWFRNNNLPAACFVPVRFLEVVGYAYESVRKPHKKKQTLLEGCVGELVKGLIHPKKVWLEDVDVIYGVIEDKLSYHYIGVEIQLIDNTITLFHCGLPKANIKRALNQIQELAGKNSL is encoded by the exons ATGCCTGTAACACCTGAGGTAATCCTTCCAATTGATCCATTTGTGACACCTGAATTTCCTCGGTTTTCAAGGCTTGCACACTGGATGGATCTACGGGGCATATATCGTGT ACCGTTTTATATCAATGGAAGAGAAATTGAAAAAGAGTTCTTTCAAaaaatggacgatgcagaaaaGAATCTCAACAAAGAG CACATAAATGTTGCATTTGAAATGCTAAATTGTAAGAGGGTTGAGCAAGGTGCTTGGTTCCGCAACAACAATCTTCCAGCAGCATGCTTTGTACCAGTCAGATTcttagaagtggttgggtacgcTTATGAATCTGTCAGGAAGCcacataagaaaaaacaaacgtTATTGGAGGGCTGTGTAGGCGAACTTGTGAAAGGTTTAATACATCCAAAGAAGGTATGGCTGGAAGATGTTGATGTTATATATGGTGTCATTGAAGATAAGTTGAGCTATCACTATATTGGGGTGGAGATACAATTGATTGATAACACAATCACACTCTTCCATTGTGGTCTTCCAAAAGCAAATATCAAACGTGCTCTTAATCAAATCCAAGAACTGGCAGGTAAAAACTCTTtgtga